A single Aspergillus chevalieri M1 DNA, chromosome 3, nearly complete sequence DNA region contains:
- a CDS encoding putative C6 transcription factor (COG:S;~EggNog:ENOG410PNCW;~InterPro:IPR036864,IPR007219,IPR001138;~PFAM:PF00172,PF04082;~go_function: GO:0000981 - DNA-binding transcription factor activity, RNA polymerase II-specific [Evidence IEA];~go_function: GO:0003677 - DNA binding [Evidence IEA];~go_function: GO:0008270 - zinc ion binding [Evidence IEA];~go_process: GO:0006351 - transcription, DNA-templated [Evidence IEA];~go_process: GO:0006355 - regulation of transcription, DNA-templated [Evidence IEA]), protein MVANTMDQSPTASYANSGLWNREQKPSTTAKSRGGVSISGRQITRNRASYSCHSCRRRKVKCDKVHPVCGNCAKNGNECVYDAAPQRDTGSRAGQSKGDGHGVKRRRESKPLEEDVDEIQSIYGHLRQAGSSEQKSGSQAIEVRLAKLTSMIERLSKSNQPLDATERQNLAQDVNLEPAQGHTRQSSGQTRPSTASRPASPRRVTDSSNDEFPIPSGHATDLVDPVGSLNLGHLSLEDGGKSRYVGTTYWAYISREITDLNQLLRDQNRSHTMSANDSSTDEPMVDSTAKTPGDPWKASDGSSGPSDCLSSGDTPQKLFLSPGESPDMKGRLAEPEMLERMPTKRQSHVLYKGFMSGVHAISPVIHPPTILKLYNAFWDWYDYSSYSGEPCPDPSFIPLLYAIWYGGSVTVSMRTLQAEFNVNSRSALSKTFNEEVTRWLTKISFPRSTSLQGLAAYLLVQTILSKEEEPLTSSLFISLAMRVAQTMGLHRDPAKFGIEPCEAEYRRRLWWHIVHMDGVVAMSSGLPPLVSDENYWDVRDPSEVKDTLLGTPEAAHYEQLVSANLRLRDNPDEPTVCGGPSLVNVYYLSARGKYVMARAVRRILKIQLGTRPVMRRDMEELRSILLDLQLQLNSIVNRIPDVMSLETTSVSDDSPSYSSRSPVEVRTTDTELPGEGPNRCPEQYHSPVLVAFHKWARILLSLFIDKAFCVAYQPFLKNAKSRIWPSARQSALRHCHGFMEKFISLASDPDFQPFQWSWPGNHQPMHATMIMLIDLYERPHSQEAFKSRALIDRIFSLSGPDGGVVGGEDGVSTQRPLKDGGREAWDMIRRLRQKAWQKAGLNPQRLWTEHAQIQAGVVSGPEEYSCSADSKRVPVDRQLSDFSKTFYNMTRNHMLPNPALGVRPSPLRYQLPPPVPSSLPATLQSVPPTPTPQFPHSPALPPQPTRSLDATLAGSTVSSPESLPPLSTIPFTPPQPPQIQPQPQPQPAATVTPPNGLPFMDTFPISPSAQSISMPMPAAVPTPPSMVDPNLNNFDWDQWDAVFGQHLPVADELMELDPVVGFEFADMRSAGAGASGF, encoded by the exons ATGGTAGCAAACACCATGGACCAAAGCCCGACAGCCAGTTACGCCAATTCTGGGCTTTGGAATCGTGAGCAGAAACCTTCAACTACGGCTAAGAGTAGGGGAGGTGTGTCAATAAGTGGTCGGCAGATCACGCGCAATCGCGCTAGTTATAGCTGCCACAGTTGTCGGCGGCGGAAGGTGAAATGCGATAAA GTCCATCCAGTATGCGGGAATTGCGCGAAGAACGGAAACGAATGCGTATACGATGCCGCGCCACAAAGGGACACCGGATCGCGTGCGGGACAATCGAAGGGTGATGGACATGGAGTGAAACGAAGGAGAGAGTCGAAACCGCTGGAGGAAGACGTCGACGAAATACAATCGATATACGGCCATTTACGGCAAGCTGGATCGTCTGAACAGAAGTCCGGATCGCAGGCGATCGAGGTGCGACTCGCCAAATTGACGTCGATGATCGAACGTCTTAGCAAGTCCAACCAGCCGCTCGATGCTACGGAACGACAAAATTTAGCGCAGGATGTCAATCTTGAACCTGCGCAGGGGCATACGCGGCAAAGTAGCGGACAGACGAGGCCGAGTACGGCTTCTCGTCCTGCTAGCCCGCGTCGCGTGACTGATTCGAGTAATGATGAGTTTCCAATTCCCTCCGGGCATGCGACAGATCTGGTCGACCCAGTGGGTAGCTTGAACTTGGGACATCTGAGCCTTGAGGATGGAGGGAAATCAAGATACGTCGGAACTACTTATTGGGCGTATATCTCGCGCGAAATCACCGATCTCAACCAGTTGCTGAGAGACCAGAACCGCTCACATACAATGTCTGCAAACGACAGCTCGACCGACGAACCAATGGTGGACTCGACAGCCAAGACCCCAGGAGATCCATGGAAGGCATCTGATGGCTCTAGTGGGCCAAGTGACTGCTTGTCTAGCGGAGACACGCCTCAGAAGCTgtttctttctcctggaGAATCACCAGATATGAAAGGGAGATTAGCTGAGCCGGAAATGCTCGAACGAATGCCGACCAAGCGGCAAAGCCATGTCTTATACAAGGGATTCATGTCGGGTGTACATGCCATCAGTCCGGTTATCCATCCGCCTACGATTTTGAAGTTGTACAACGCCTTTTGGGATTGGTATGACTATAGCAGTTATTCTGGAGAGCCGTGCCCGGATCCCTCTTTTATTCCATTGTTATATGCCATTTGGTACGGTGGTTCAGTCACCGTCTCGATGCGGACCCTCCAGGCTGAGTTCAACGTCAACTCTCGGTCCGCGCTCTCGAAAACATTCAACGAGGAGGTGACTCGATGGTTGACCAAAATATCTTTCCCACGAAGTACGTCACTACAAGGCCTGGCAGCATACCTCTTAGTCCAAACCATCCTGTCCAAGGAGGAAGAGCCCTTGACCAGCAGTTTATTTATCAGTCTTGCCATGCGTGTCGCACAAACAATGGGCCTGCATCGTGACCCCGCCAAATTCGGCATCGAACCTTGCGAGGCCGAATATCGCCGTCGGTTATGGTGGCACATCGTGCATATGGATGGCGTTGTCGCGATGTCTAGCGGGCTGCCTCCGCTGGTTAGTGATGAGAATTACTGGGATGTCCGTGATCCCAGTGAGGTTAAGGATACGCTGTTAGGTACGCCTGAGGCAGCACATTATGAGCAGCTTGTGTCTGCCAATTTGCGGTTACGGGATAACCCAGATGAGCCGACGGTTTGTGGTGGGCCGTCTTTGGTGAATGTTTACTATCTGTCTGCCAGGGGGAAATATGTTATGGCGC GGGCCGTTCGCCGGATATTAAAGATCCAGCTCGGGACCAGACCAGTGATGAGACGGGACATGGAAGAGCTCAGATCCATCCTCCTCGATCTCCAGCTGCAGCTAAACTCAATCGTCAACAGAATCCCGGACGTCATGAGTCTGGAGACGACTTCTGTGTCTGACGATTCACCGTCCTACTCTTCACGGTCTCCAGTTGAAGTACGAACCACTGATACAGAGCTTCCGGGTGAAGGACCCAATCGGTGTCCGGAACAATATCACTCTCCTGTCCTTGTTGCTTTTCATAAGTGGGCTAGGATATTGCTGTCGCTGTTCATCGATAAG GCATTCTGCGTCGCATACCAACCATTCCTGAAAAACGCCAAAAGCCGTATCTGGCCATCAGCACGCCAGAG CGCCCTCCGCCACTGCCATGGCTTCATGGAAAAATTCATCTCCCTCGCCAGCGACCCGGACTTCCAACCCTTCCAATGGAGCTGGCCCGGCAACCACCAACCCATGCACGCAACCATGATCATGCTCATCGACCTCTACGAGCGCCCCCACAGCCAAGAAGCATTCAAATCCCGCGCCCTGATTGATAGgatcttctccctctccggGCCCGACGGCGGCGTCGTAGGTGGTGAAGACGGCGTTTCCACACAAAGACCTCTGAAAGATGGCGGCCGCGAAGCATGGGATATGATCCGCCGTCTGCGCCAGAAAGCATGGCAGAAGGCTGGTCTTAACCCGCAGAGACTCTGGACAGAGCACGCGCAGATCCAGGCTGGTGTTGTTTCCGGTCCGGAGGAGTACTCGTGTTCCGCGGATTCGAAGCGAGTGCCGGTGGACCGGCAACTATCGGACTTCTCGAAGACTTTCTACAATATGACACGGAATCATATGCTCCCGAACCCCGCCTTGGGTGTTAGGCCTAGTCCGCTGCGTTACCAGTTGCCTCCGCCGGTACCGAGTTCTCTTCCGGCGACATTGCAGTCAGTTCCTCCGACGCCGACACCACAGTTTCCTCATTCCCCTGCGCTACCACCACAACCTACACGCTCCCTCGACGCAACTCTAGCCGGTTCGACCGTGTCCTCGCCGGAAAGTCTCCCACCGCTAAGTACCATCCCGTTtacaccaccacaaccaccacaaATCCAGCCACAGCCTCAACCACAACCTGCTGCTACCGTAACACCACCAAACGGCCTTCCCTTCATGGACACCTTCCCGATCTCCCCAAGCGCACAATCAATATCCATGCCCATGCCCGCAGCAGTCCCCACGCCACCGTCAATGGTCGATCCGAATCTGAACAATTTCGACTGGGATCAGTGGGATGCGGTGTTTGGGCAGCATTTGCCTGTTGCGGATGAGCTGATGGAGTTAGATCCGGTTGTGGGGTTTGAGTTTGCGGATATGAGGAGTGCGGGTGCGGGTGCGAGTGGGTTTTGA
- the SEC65 gene encoding RNA-binding signal recognition particle subunit SEC65 (BUSCO:EOG092647CM;~COG:U;~EggNog:ENOG410PNRP;~InterPro:IPR002778,IPR036521;~PFAM:PF01922;~go_component: GO:0048500 - signal recognition particle [Evidence IEA];~go_function: GO:0008312 - 7S RNA binding [Evidence IEA];~go_process: GO:0006614 - SRP-dependent cotranslational protein targeting to membrane [Evidence IEA]), with the protein MSRQAQVEEVYDSDPEEVAPSSDDELPPPLTDQSILSGAGVPPPGGPASIPMRPAPEPQREIPRHYQCLYPVYFDKTRSRAEGRKVGAELAVENPLARDIVDAAQMLGLQVGLEPEKLHPKDWANPGRVRVLLKNEGGKLANPKIKNKHHLYILVAQYLKANPTTEQSPYRLRIRGLPTPEKLPAAPPAPRGWKIGKILPIHSPAYSGGGVSDNPLKDAMAEMQNLQGMPGMPQIPGMPDMSAMMGGEPSSAGGGEKKKKDKKKGKA; encoded by the exons ATGTCGCGACAGGCACAAGTTGAAGAAGTCTACGACTCCGACCCCGAAGAGGTCGCACCCTCCTCCGACGATGAGCTACCTCCCCCCCTCACAGACCAATCCATCCTCTCCGGTGCTGGAGTTCCCCCACCAGGAGGCCCTGCTTCGATCCCAATGAGACCTGCCCCCGAGCCGCAGCGCGAAATTCCCAGACACTATCAGTGCTTGTACCCGGTTTACTTTGACAAGACCCGGTCGCGGGCAGAAGGCCGCAAGGTCGGAGCTGAATTGGCGGTTGAGAACCCGCTGGCGAGGGATATCGTGGATGCTGCGCAGATGCTGGGATTGCAGGTGGGGCTTGAGCCGGAAAAATTACATCCTAAGGATTGGGCGAATCCGGGACGGGTACGGGTGTTGTTGAAGAACGAGGGTGGGAAGTTGGCGAATCCCAAGATTAAAAATA AACACCACCTCTATATCCTCGTCGCGCAATATCTCAAAGCCAACCCCACCACCGAGCAATCGCCCTATCGTCTGAGAATCAGAGGTCTCCCCACCCCCGAGAAACTCCCTGCTGCTCCCCCCGCGCCCAGAGGTTGGAAAATCGGCAAGATCCTCCCCATACACTCTCCCGCATACAGTGGTGGCGGCGTTAGCGACAACCCTCTCAAGGACGCTATGGCGGAGATGCAGAACTTACAGGGTATGCCTGGGATGCCGCAGATTCCAGGAATGCCGGACATGTCGGCAATGATGGGCGGCGAACCGTCGTCCGCAGGTGgtggtgagaagaagaagaaggataaAAAGAAGGGCAAGGCATGA